One stretch of Cohnella algarum DNA includes these proteins:
- a CDS encoding carbohydrate ABC transporter permease, whose product MNRSLPLLGRIGKALLWCFTLVYIYPIVLIFLSAFKTPADLAANPFGLPEAWTGASFSKAFDTMHYFRSILNTIGIAVVSVAGVVIFASMAAYAISRRNNRFYNAVYLLFLAGMIVPFQMAMIPLYKVLQGLDIINTYQGVIFIYLGMLAPFSVFLLSGFVRGVPRELEEAALVDGSGMYRTFFRIVLPLLKPAVTTVTVLNLFSVWNDFLMPMLYLSDSRKATITVQLSSFQGMYYNDWSLIFAGVCLIVLPILVVYLFAQRFIISGITAGAVKG is encoded by the coding sequence ATGAACCGTTCGCTGCCTCTGCTCGGCCGGATCGGAAAGGCGCTGCTGTGGTGCTTTACGCTGGTCTATATTTATCCGATCGTCCTGATTTTTCTGTCCGCGTTCAAGACGCCGGCCGATCTTGCGGCCAATCCGTTCGGACTCCCGGAAGCGTGGACGGGCGCTTCGTTCTCGAAGGCGTTCGATACGATGCATTATTTTCGTTCGATCCTCAATACGATCGGCATCGCCGTCGTGTCCGTCGCGGGCGTCGTCATCTTCGCCTCCATGGCGGCTTACGCGATCTCCCGGCGCAACAATCGCTTCTACAACGCGGTGTACTTGCTGTTCCTGGCGGGGATGATCGTGCCGTTTCAAATGGCGATGATTCCGTTGTACAAGGTGCTGCAAGGCCTGGATATCATCAACACGTACCAGGGCGTCATTTTCATTTATCTCGGCATGCTGGCTCCGTTTTCGGTCTTTCTGCTGAGCGGATTCGTGCGGGGCGTCCCGAGGGAGCTCGAGGAAGCCGCGCTCGTCGACGGCTCGGGCATGTATCGGACGTTTTTCCGCATCGTGCTGCCGCTGCTCAAGCCTGCGGTCACGACGGTTACGGTGCTCAACCTGTTCTCGGTCTGGAACGATTTTCTGATGCCGATGCTTTATTTGTCCGACAGCCGCAAGGCGACGATTACGGTGCAGCTGTCGTCGTTCCAGGGCATGTACTACAACGACTGGTCGCTCATCTTCGCTGGCGTTTGCCTGATCGTGCTTCCGATCCTCGTCGTTTATCTGTTTGCCCAGCGTTTCATTATAAGCGGCATTACGGCCGGAGCGGTAAAAGGGTAA
- a CDS encoding MGMT family protein gives MEPFTQSVIRIVQSIPEGKVMTYGQIARYAGSPRGARQVVRILHSQSRKQGLPWQRVVNAKGEIALPEGEARYSQLHLLEKEGVKWAGSGRVDLAQCLHEPGIEQGSETGFDWEPRAESGTGTETGAGAIWA, from the coding sequence ATGGAGCCGTTTACGCAAAGCGTCATTCGCATTGTCCAAAGCATTCCCGAAGGCAAGGTGATGACCTACGGCCAAATTGCCAGATACGCGGGAAGTCCGCGGGGCGCTCGTCAGGTCGTGCGGATTTTGCATTCGCAAAGCCGCAAGCAGGGACTTCCGTGGCAGCGGGTCGTCAACGCGAAGGGGGAAATCGCTTTGCCGGAAGGGGAAGCTCGATATTCGCAGCTGCATTTGCTGGAGAAAGAGGGCGTCAAATGGGCCGGCAGCGGCAGGGTCGATTTGGCGCAATGTCTGCATGAGCCCGGAATCGAGCAAGGGAGCGAAACGGGATTCGATTGGGAGCCGCGAGCGGAATCCGGAACTGGAACCGAGACGGGGGCCGGGGCGATCTGGGCGTGA
- a CDS encoding glycerophosphodiester phosphodiesterase — translation MEVSQQSYLHPCVAHRGWSGGAPENTLAAFRLAMSEPSVQWIELDVHLSKDEVPVVIHDATLNRTTNAKGKVRDKTAQELSAVDAGRWFHPIYEGEPVPALEQVLKLAAGRCRLNIELKEGGLDKDLLAKNVTELLRSYRIEQEAVITSFDPELIVAARRHLPEVCTGLIVDKRSPRLVERLRALGADVLSIDYRRLNAALLRDAEEAGIRIMAWTVNDRRELAKLAAMPQAFQICTNYPDRWLQAVRQGADSRR, via the coding sequence ATGGAAGTATCGCAGCAATCGTATCTTCATCCGTGCGTCGCTCATCGCGGCTGGTCCGGAGGAGCGCCGGAAAATACATTGGCAGCCTTCCGTCTGGCGATGAGCGAGCCTTCCGTTCAATGGATCGAACTCGACGTCCATTTAAGCAAGGACGAAGTGCCCGTGGTCATTCATGACGCGACGTTAAACCGGACGACCAATGCCAAGGGCAAAGTTAGGGACAAGACCGCGCAGGAGCTGTCGGCCGTGGACGCGGGCCGGTGGTTTCATCCGATTTACGAGGGCGAGCCGGTCCCGGCGCTGGAGCAGGTGCTGAAGCTCGCGGCGGGCCGCTGCCGGCTGAACATCGAATTGAAGGAAGGCGGGCTCGATAAGGACCTCCTGGCAAAAAACGTAACGGAACTGCTTCGAAGCTACCGGATCGAACAAGAGGCCGTCATCACTTCGTTCGACCCCGAATTGATCGTTGCGGCAAGGCGGCACCTGCCGGAAGTCTGCACCGGTCTGATCGTCGACAAGCGAAGCCCCCGGCTCGTGGAACGATTGCGAGCGCTCGGGGCGGACGTGCTGTCGATCGATTACAGGCGCCTGAACGCCGCCCTGCTGCGGGATGCCGAGGAGGCGGGAATCCGCATCATGGCCTGGACGGTCAACGACCGGCGAGAACTCGCGAAATTGGCCGCGATGCCGCAAGCTTTTCAAATTTGCACCAATTATCCCGACCGTTGGCTTCAAGCGGTCCGACAAGGAGCAGATAGCAGAAGATGA
- a CDS encoding carbohydrate ABC transporter permease, producing the protein MIKQRRNWIVEMKWLVFVIPALAFYLGFFLIPTLSSTYYSFTDWDGITTEFIGLDNYREMFQDRMILASFRNTILYTVSITILQNAIGLAAALLLVRKFRGVNFMRTMLFMPYIFSTLLIGYVWGFILEPNIGVVNNILDALHLESLKMGWLSEPGPARWMIILVTIWQCMGYSMVIYIAGLQGISKELYESGDLDGASRWKRFRHITFPLIAPSFTINIILSLIGNLQLFNQIYALTGGGPGYETESVATMIYQLGFGSGIRWGYGSALSVTLFVCILIITVVMVTILRKREVDM; encoded by the coding sequence ATGATCAAACAGAGACGCAATTGGATCGTGGAGATGAAGTGGCTCGTTTTCGTTATTCCCGCTCTCGCGTTTTACCTCGGCTTTTTTTTGATTCCCACGCTTAGCTCGACATATTATTCGTTTACCGATTGGGACGGAATCACGACGGAATTTATCGGCCTCGACAATTACAGGGAGATGTTTCAGGACCGGATGATCCTGGCTTCCTTTCGCAATACGATTTTGTACACGGTCAGCATCACGATTTTGCAAAACGCGATCGGCCTCGCGGCCGCGCTCCTGCTGGTCCGCAAGTTCCGAGGCGTCAACTTCATGCGGACGATGCTGTTCATGCCCTATATTTTCTCGACGCTGCTCATCGGTTACGTTTGGGGCTTCATCCTGGAGCCGAACATCGGCGTCGTCAACAACATTCTGGACGCGCTGCATCTCGAATCGCTCAAAATGGGCTGGCTGAGCGAACCCGGACCGGCCCGCTGGATGATCATTCTGGTCACGATTTGGCAGTGCATGGGCTATTCGATGGTCATCTACATTGCCGGCCTCCAGGGCATTTCCAAGGAATTGTACGAAAGCGGCGATCTGGACGGCGCTTCCCGCTGGAAACGATTCCGGCATATTACGTTCCCGCTGATCGCGCCTTCTTTTACGATCAATATCATTCTCAGCCTCATCGGCAACCTTCAGCTTTTTAACCAGATTTACGCCTTGACGGGGGGCGGGCCGGGCTACGAAACCGAATCGGTCGCCACGATGATTTATCAGCTCGGCTTCGGCAGCGGCATCCGCTGGGGATACGGGTCCGCGCTGTCCGTGACGCTGTTCGTCTGCATTTTGATCATCACGGTCGTCATGGTGACGATTTTGCGCAAAAGAGAGGTGGACATGTAA
- a CDS encoding fumarylacetoacetate hydrolase family protein, with amino-acid sequence MKNPTPIRNIYCVGRNYRLHAAELGNAVPERPMIFTKPTHAAVPWEREAALPGSQGSVHYEAELVLLFAKPYEPGVSLDDVVSHFTVGLDFTLRDVQDGIKAKGYPWLPAKGFKNSAGLGAWLPFPGTAELAEKDFSLRIGGTEVQRGNVRDMVFGLDELSAFVAAHYGLGPGDALFTGTPAGVGRVSDGDELTLLWAEESVGSAVVRLKTDE; translated from the coding sequence ATGAAGAATCCGACTCCCATCCGCAACATCTATTGCGTAGGACGCAATTACCGGCTGCATGCCGCCGAACTCGGAAATGCGGTCCCGGAGAGGCCGATGATTTTCACAAAGCCGACGCACGCGGCCGTGCCGTGGGAGCGCGAGGCGGCGCTGCCGGGCTCGCAAGGCTCGGTCCATTACGAGGCGGAGCTGGTGCTCCTGTTCGCAAAACCCTATGAGCCCGGCGTTTCGCTCGACGACGTCGTGTCGCATTTCACGGTCGGCCTCGATTTTACGCTGCGCGACGTTCAGGACGGAATCAAAGCGAAAGGCTATCCGTGGCTGCCGGCCAAAGGCTTCAAAAACTCGGCCGGGCTCGGCGCCTGGCTGCCGTTTCCCGGAACCGCGGAGCTGGCCGAAAAAGACTTTTCCCTTCGCATCGGCGGGACGGAAGTTCAGCGCGGCAACGTCCGCGACATGGTGTTCGGCCTAGACGAATTGTCCGCCTTCGTCGCGGCCCATTACGGCCTCGGACCGGGCGACGCGCTGTTCACCGGAACGCCGGCGGGCGTCGGGCGGGTAAGCGACGGGGACGAGCTGACGCTCCTCTGGGCCGAGGAATCGGTCGGCAGCGCCGTCGTTAGACTGAAAACGGACGAATAA
- a CDS encoding IS256 family transposase translates to MGLWTKEQLRSFIKENNLVTAQDAQNALKDLFAETLQEMLEAEMDTHLGYSKHDVQNKQTKNSRNGKSKKIVTSEYGDQEIAVPRDRLGEFEPLVVKKHQSNVTGIEDQIVALYAKGVSTREIQDHLQNLYGLEVSPTFISNVTNKIIPLIKEWQNRPLQGVYAVVFLDAIHFKVKQDGAIVNKAAYMVIGIDMDGNKDVLGMWIGENESAKFWLSVLNDLKNRGVQDILITCVDNLTGFSQAISACYPKTEIQKCIIHQIRNSTRYVSYKDLKKVTADLKPIYKAATEEMALLELDRFEETWGAKYPLIVRSWRSNWDELATFFKYPPELRKLIYTTNMIESYHRQLRKVTKGKSIFPSDEALLKMLYLVTMDVTRKWTGRVQNWGQMLLQLSVFFPDRIGQHLP, encoded by the coding sequence ATGGGATTATGGACGAAAGAGCAGCTGCGGAGTTTCATCAAGGAGAATAATCTGGTCACCGCACAGGATGCGCAGAATGCGCTAAAGGACCTGTTTGCCGAAACGCTGCAAGAAATGCTAGAGGCCGAAATGGATACGCACCTGGGCTATAGCAAGCATGACGTGCAGAACAAGCAGACGAAGAACAGTCGCAACGGTAAGAGCAAGAAAATCGTCACTAGCGAGTACGGCGACCAGGAGATTGCCGTGCCACGGGATCGCCTGGGCGAGTTCGAGCCGCTCGTGGTGAAGAAGCATCAGTCCAACGTGACGGGGATCGAGGATCAGATCGTCGCCCTGTACGCCAAAGGCGTCAGCACGCGGGAGATCCAGGACCATCTGCAGAATCTCTATGGTTTGGAGGTCTCGCCAACCTTTATTTCCAATGTCACGAATAAGATCATTCCGCTCATCAAAGAGTGGCAGAATCGGCCGTTGCAGGGCGTATACGCGGTCGTCTTCCTGGACGCCATCCACTTCAAGGTGAAGCAAGACGGGGCGATCGTGAACAAAGCTGCCTACATGGTCATTGGGATCGACATGGACGGCAACAAGGACGTGCTGGGCATGTGGATCGGCGAGAACGAGTCCGCGAAGTTCTGGCTGAGCGTCTTGAACGATCTTAAGAATCGCGGCGTTCAGGACATCCTTATCACCTGTGTCGACAACCTCACGGGCTTCTCCCAGGCGATCTCTGCCTGTTATCCGAAGACGGAGATTCAGAAGTGCATCATCCACCAGATCCGCAACTCCACGCGCTACGTCTCCTACAAGGATCTGAAGAAGGTGACGGCCGATCTGAAGCCCATCTACAAGGCTGCTACGGAGGAAATGGCTCTGCTGGAACTCGACCGCTTTGAGGAGACGTGGGGCGCCAAGTATCCCCTTATTGTCCGCTCATGGCGCAGCAATTGGGACGAACTCGCCACCTTCTTCAAGTATCCGCCTGAGCTTCGTAAGCTCATCTACACGACGAACATGATTGAGAGCTATCATCGCCAATTGCGAAAAGTCACCAAAGGGAAAAGCATCTTCCCAAGCGACGAGGCGCTACTGAAGATGCTGTACTTAGTCACGATGGACGTCACCCGCAAATGGACCGGTCGTGTTCAAAACTGGGGACAGATGCTCCTGCAGCTCTCCGTCTTCTTTCCGGACCGGATCGGCCAGCACTTACCTTGA
- a CDS encoding ABC transporter substrate-binding protein, producing the protein MTRKKKTLAIGAAIALAATVLTACGSNNDSAPAGSGGSEGEGASTLRYLTWTYSGRNVSTDAWIQDAKDQLNVTIDMQNVPSDQYGTTLKTKFASDDLPDLVMTHGIDKNLYMIAEKLSIQSDQFVDLSDLPSVAEFLPSVIEARKNNPDGKLYYVPVSTNALGVLYNKQVFEDNGIAVPTNIEEYTAAMDKLKAAGIAPMAGGFKDTWAAQIVPFIAFGQYINAKDETIREKLATGELKYADIADDVKKVLNVQLDWAEKGYFSDDYLGTDANIASQMVATGKAAMMVTGTWQLSVIQSANPDAEIGFFPLPLNEPGEPTVLPTSADEGMMINAKTKDVETAKKAMDLYLSAENQSRIIQDLNGIPTNTKVQVDNPFVEEVQGYMETAEVQPDWWATNGNYQPTGTTFNMEKQMQNLLAKGITPDEFIADYDAANAKALNK; encoded by the coding sequence ATGACACGCAAAAAGAAAACGTTAGCCATCGGCGCGGCGATCGCGCTGGCGGCGACGGTGCTGACGGCTTGCGGATCGAACAACGATTCCGCGCCCGCGGGTTCCGGCGGATCGGAAGGCGAAGGAGCGTCGACGCTGCGTTATTTGACGTGGACATATTCCGGCCGGAACGTTTCCACCGACGCCTGGATCCAGGACGCGAAGGATCAGCTGAACGTTACGATCGATATGCAAAACGTGCCGAGCGACCAATACGGAACGACGCTGAAAACGAAGTTTGCGTCCGACGACTTGCCGGATCTCGTCATGACGCACGGCATCGATAAAAATTTGTATATGATCGCGGAAAAGCTGTCGATTCAGTCGGATCAATTCGTCGACTTGTCCGATCTGCCTTCGGTCGCGGAGTTTTTGCCGTCGGTCATCGAAGCCCGCAAAAATAACCCGGACGGCAAGCTTTATTATGTCCCGGTATCGACGAACGCGCTCGGCGTGCTGTACAACAAGCAGGTTTTCGAGGACAACGGCATTGCGGTTCCGACCAATATCGAGGAGTATACGGCGGCGATGGATAAGCTGAAGGCGGCCGGCATCGCGCCGATGGCCGGCGGCTTCAAGGACACGTGGGCCGCGCAAATCGTTCCGTTCATCGCCTTCGGCCAATATATCAACGCGAAGGACGAAACGATCCGGGAAAAGCTGGCGACCGGAGAGCTGAAGTACGCCGACATTGCGGACGACGTGAAGAAGGTGCTGAACGTTCAACTTGACTGGGCGGAAAAAGGCTACTTCTCCGACGATTACCTCGGCACCGACGCCAATATCGCCAGCCAGATGGTGGCGACCGGCAAAGCCGCGATGATGGTAACCGGAACGTGGCAGCTCAGCGTCATCCAAAGCGCCAATCCGGACGCCGAAATCGGCTTCTTCCCGCTGCCGCTGAACGAGCCGGGCGAACCGACGGTGCTGCCGACCAGCGCCGACGAAGGCATGATGATCAACGCGAAGACGAAGGACGTCGAAACGGCGAAGAAGGCGATGGATCTCTATTTGAGCGCCGAGAACCAATCCCGGATCATTCAGGACCTGAACGGCATCCCGACCAACACGAAGGTGCAGGTCGACAATCCGTTCGTCGAGGAAGTGCAGGGCTATATGGAAACGGCGGAGGTGCAGCCGGACTGGTGGGCGACCAACGGCAACTACCAGCCGACCGGCACGACGTTCAACATGGAAAAACAAATGCAAAATCTGCTGGCGAAAGGCATCACGCCCGACGAATTCATCGCCGATTACGACGCGGCCAACGCCAAAGCGCTGAACAAATAG
- a CDS encoding response regulator: MLRVLIVDDEEWTRISIREQMDWAKLGMEIAGEARNGQAALEMIRENPPHLLITDIRMPVMDGIQLLERVHREFPHILCVMLSGYSEFEYAQKAVTYQAFDYVLKPIDEDQLERTLLRAAAKLKEDETRENSLIELHIKVNESGPLTKERLLTRLATEPGLNASQIRQTAAKAGLAELWPKMAVLVLQADNFAEIARTKYKSDAGLTSFVMLNLLEELLQPLGDGVVFRKYGQQNEFVWIKGLDEADDERELNELYAGIHSVMDKIERLNGLRLIAGVGREFTDAADAVHSYEEAAEAVRNAGIVHEGRIVHTDEVSSRNQYYMYPDDKEKALLYYVENGYRRQVRDQVGMLFDEWKASVTIHPDSIRNTMHELTVSVRKLLKKYNAVLEQVLQPSEQAGIAWSELQSYDQMKQGLEAMLEAVMAFLGSAQKTGAKKAVGEIIHYIDKNYGREISLYGVAETFHLNPAYLSRMFKNEAGTTFNEYVSQVRMEAAARLLSEEQLKVNDISALVGYENVSYFLKKFKDYYGCTPSEYRKNRT; encoded by the coding sequence ATGCTGCGAGTATTGATCGTCGACGACGAGGAGTGGACCCGGATCAGCATTCGGGAACAAATGGACTGGGCGAAGCTCGGGATGGAAATTGCCGGGGAGGCGCGCAACGGGCAGGCGGCGCTCGAAATGATTCGCGAAAATCCGCCCCATCTGCTCATTACCGACATCCGGATGCCCGTCATGGACGGCATTCAGCTGCTGGAGCGGGTGCATCGGGAATTTCCGCATATCCTTTGCGTGATGCTGAGCGGATATTCGGAATTCGAATACGCGCAAAAAGCGGTCACCTACCAGGCGTTCGATTACGTATTGAAGCCGATCGACGAGGATCAGCTGGAGCGCACGCTGCTCCGGGCAGCCGCGAAGCTGAAAGAAGACGAAACGCGCGAAAACAGCCTCATCGAGCTGCATATTAAAGTCAACGAAAGCGGACCGCTGACGAAGGAACGGCTGTTGACGCGGCTGGCGACCGAACCGGGCTTAAACGCCTCCCAAATTCGGCAAACGGCGGCCAAAGCCGGTCTGGCCGAGCTGTGGCCGAAAATGGCGGTTTTGGTTTTGCAGGCGGACAACTTCGCGGAAATCGCGCGAACGAAATATAAAAGCGATGCGGGACTGACCAGCTTCGTCATGCTGAACTTGCTGGAAGAGCTGTTGCAGCCGCTTGGCGACGGAGTCGTCTTCCGCAAATACGGGCAGCAGAACGAGTTCGTCTGGATCAAAGGGCTCGACGAAGCGGACGACGAGCGGGAATTGAACGAGCTTTACGCGGGCATTCATTCGGTCATGGACAAAATCGAAAGGCTGAACGGGCTTCGGCTGATCGCCGGAGTCGGCAGGGAATTCACCGATGCGGCCGACGCGGTCCATTCGTACGAGGAAGCGGCCGAGGCGGTTCGCAACGCCGGCATCGTGCACGAAGGCCGGATCGTGCATACCGACGAGGTCAGCAGCCGAAACCAGTATTACATGTATCCGGACGACAAGGAAAAAGCGCTTTTGTACTACGTGGAAAACGGATATCGGCGCCAGGTGCGCGATCAGGTCGGCATGCTTTTCGACGAATGGAAAGCGAGCGTCACGATCCATCCCGACAGCATCCGCAATACGATGCATGAGCTGACGGTCAGCGTCCGCAAGCTGCTGAAGAAATACAACGCCGTTTTGGAGCAGGTGCTGCAGCCGTCCGAGCAGGCGGGCATCGCCTGGTCCGAGCTGCAATCGTACGATCAGATGAAGCAGGGGCTCGAGGCGATGCTGGAGGCCGTCATGGCGTTTCTGGGCTCGGCGCAGAAGACCGGAGCGAAAAAGGCGGTCGGCGAAATCATTCACTATATCGACAAGAATTACGGACGCGAAATTTCCTTGTACGGCGTTGCGGAAACGTTCCATCTGAACCCGGCCTATTTGTCGAGAATGTTCAAAAACGAAGCGGGAACGACGTTTAACGAATACGTCAGCCAGGTTCGCATGGAAGCCGCCGCCCGATTGTTGAGCGAGGAACAGCTTAAAGTGAACGACATTTCCGCGCTGGTCGGCTACGAGAATGTCAGCTATTTTTTGAAAAAGTTCAAGGATTACTACGGATGCACGCCTTCGGAATACCGGAAAAACAGAACTTGA
- a CDS encoding CapA family protein gives MPYSRTRSRQKSRRRARLLLYVNLFLIVALFAVVGVWGASWLQQRGEAATGAPPETEQAAGSPTAPATGTNDSANAPESANGSATDSAGEPSREPSQEPSPEPSGGDSGNRPPEAGGGDSAEPGNGGLPGEASGPDAGGSTDGPQVTLAFVGDILPAARVGELMDKNGVDYPFAASKSILEAADITAGNLEAPITERGTPAENKKYVFKGKPEYLAGLKNAGFDIVSLANNHTLDQGWEGLSDTMDHLNDAGIQHVGAGRDDTEAFTPVYIESNGITVAYIGVTNIVPVTEWKADKNNPGVAEAYDLTRSKAAIQAARKLADVVVVMVHWGEELNENPVERQTDRSHAFIDAGADLVIGSHPHILQGFESYKGKWIAYSLGNFVFTSNGNTLTQQTGVLNATCGKDGGCSLAFVPMFAEQSQPAPMVPIDSQLLLGRLDDLSIRAEVDELGNIVPAPDKAAKAPQPAESSDGAEGESPEKTTESATNE, from the coding sequence ATGCCGTATTCTCGCACCCGTTCGAGGCAGAAGTCGCGAAGGCGCGCCCGTCTGCTGCTATACGTGAACCTGTTTTTAATCGTCGCGCTCTTTGCCGTCGTCGGAGTTTGGGGCGCCTCTTGGCTGCAACAGCGAGGGGAAGCGGCGACGGGAGCGCCTCCGGAGACGGAGCAGGCGGCCGGTTCCCCGACCGCGCCCGCAACGGGGACGAACGATTCCGCAAACGCCCCGGAGTCTGCGAACGGAAGCGCGACGGATTCGGCAGGCGAGCCGTCCCGAGAGCCGTCTCAAGAACCGTCGCCGGAGCCGTCGGGCGGAGATTCCGGCAATCGGCCTCCGGAAGCGGGCGGCGGCGATTCGGCCGAGCCCGGGAACGGCGGGCTTCCCGGAGAAGCATCCGGGCCGGACGCCGGCGGGTCGACGGACGGGCCGCAAGTGACGCTCGCTTTTGTCGGGGACATTTTGCCGGCGGCGAGGGTCGGGGAGCTAATGGACAAAAACGGCGTCGATTACCCGTTCGCGGCGTCCAAGAGCATCCTGGAAGCGGCCGACATTACGGCCGGCAATCTGGAGGCGCCGATTACGGAGCGCGGCACCCCCGCGGAAAACAAGAAATACGTTTTTAAAGGCAAGCCCGAATATTTGGCCGGGCTTAAAAACGCAGGCTTCGACATCGTGTCGCTGGCGAACAATCATACGCTAGACCAGGGCTGGGAGGGCCTCAGCGACACGATGGATCATTTGAACGACGCCGGCATCCAGCATGTCGGGGCGGGCCGGGACGATACGGAGGCGTTTACGCCCGTCTATATCGAGAGCAACGGGATCACCGTCGCCTATATCGGGGTGACCAACATCGTGCCCGTAACGGAGTGGAAAGCCGACAAGAACAATCCGGGCGTCGCCGAGGCTTACGATTTGACGCGCTCGAAGGCAGCCATTCAGGCGGCGAGGAAGCTTGCCGACGTCGTTGTCGTAATGGTTCACTGGGGCGAGGAGCTGAACGAAAATCCGGTCGAGCGGCAAACGGACCGAAGCCATGCGTTTATCGATGCCGGCGCCGATCTGGTCATCGGCAGCCACCCGCATATTTTGCAGGGCTTCGAATCGTATAAAGGCAAATGGATCGCGTACAGCCTGGGCAATTTCGTGTTTACGTCGAACGGAAATACGTTGACCCAGCAGACGGGGGTGCTCAACGCGACTTGCGGCAAAGACGGAGGCTGTTCCCTGGCATTCGTGCCGATGTTCGCGGAACAATCGCAGCCCGCGCCGATGGTGCCGATCGATTCCCAACTGCTGCTCGGCCGTCTCGACGATTTGTCCATTCGCGCGGAAGTCGACGAACTGGGCAACATTGTTCCGGCTCCGGATAAAGCCGCAAAAGCCCCGCAACCGGCGGAAAGCTCCGATGGCGCGGAAGGGGAGTCCCCGGAAAAAACGACCGAAAGCGCAACAAACGAGTAG